From Syngnathus typhle isolate RoL2023-S1 ecotype Sweden linkage group LG5, RoL_Styp_1.0, whole genome shotgun sequence:
TTGCAAAACCTCAATATCATTTATCACACATGGCAAACATTTTAGTACAGATTTTAGTGATGACATGGAAACTGTCACATGATTAACTTTTACGGGCCAAATAAAATGATCTGGCCGCAGGCCTTGACTTTGATACCTGCGGTTTATAAGCACATACTCCTGTTTTACGTTTACAACTAATGAGCTTCAACACCTCTCTTGGCGCAGGACCATAAGTCCCACAATGGCAAGAAAGTTGGTTTTCTTGGATATGACCTTCCAGTGATGGTGCACATATTCTTTCGCTCCAGAGCACGACGATGAATTGCAGTTTGATAGTTTGTCCTCAGTGTGTGCAATTTATCATCTGTAGTCGCCGACAAACTTTGCTTTGCTGAAGTTCTGTTGACACTACCTGGCTTCAGTCACACATTCAAAGTCCTGTTTAAACTGTTTaatttacaaattttttttacaatgtgcTCGGAGTAGCATCATCCATGTCAAAGCTCAAAGAATTGACGAAGAACCATGGACTTAAGATGGTAACTTAATCTCTTTGgcgacaccggaggtgacaatgtgtgtgttggatttttttcacTCCCAGGGAAACTTACTCGGTCCGGTTCGAGAgataggactgaagccagggtagagcagtgccagagaatccagtggagggAAATTgattaaggaggatattgtggtggacagtgtcaaacgcagcggacagatccaacagaatgaggagtgacggggagcctccatcggcagccatgagaaggtcgttggtgaccctaacaagggctgtttcagtgctgtggccagagcgaaaaccggactgtcccgggtggaaggaaggggggtgGAGGTGAAGTGGAGGGGCCAGAAGAGGGGAGGAGCTGGGAGCGGCTGTTGTCAACCTTAGCGGTGAAGAAGGTCATCAAATTATTGCACACTACCTCTGAagattctgttggagtggtgagttggggtttgagaaagtggttgatggATGAAAAGAGCTGTTTTGAATTTCCAGGGGTaatttttatgatattggagTAGAACTGAGCACGTGCAATCCCAAaggcttttgagtaggccttctgaTGTTCTTTGAAGGCCTGTTTGTGCccggtcagtcctgaggctttgaGGCAATGCTCCAGGATGCGTCCAATTGACTTCATCAGACGCAGCTCACTGTACCAGGGAACTGAGcgtgaaaaagtgactgtttaatttttttatggGGGCATGGATACATAGAAGTTTGGCTAAAAAGTTATTGTAATagtccactgccttgctgactgatggagaggttgcagaggaggaggagagaagctggaggtcctgtgctatagtgtcttggTTGATGTTTCTGAtatttctgaatgagatttgccgcttgggtttggagtgggggcgtgggaaaTGCCGTTTGaatttgaataagtttgtggtcagacacaccgacctcgTGAACTTGTAGGTTGCTTATggccgatgaggagatgacaaggtcaagtgtatgccctttgtcgtgagtggggacatttacatgtTGAGTGAGGTGTAAGCAGTCCAATAGTTGCAGcaggtcagaggcaggggggcgGCAGGGGGTGTCGACATGAATGTTAACATCACCtagtattcttgatctcatccctaatggattcaatctttcgagcaaaatatttaatgaactcttcagctgagtggaaggagctatcgggggtcggctggcgtagtgttagctttgccactgtatcaaataggtatttgggattgtttttattgagattaatgactTGCGAAAAATAACGAGTTTTTGCttagataagcgcatctttatatttcaagaGGCTGTCCTGCCATGCCtcatggaaaacctcaagtttagttaaacgccatctgcgctcatgctttctacataattgcttaagcgtacgcgtttcatctgtgaaccacggagtaggcaatctacagcgagttttcagacgtagcggcgtcacagagtcgatggcatttaacaatgtcacattgaattcatttgtaagattatcaatagagccgatatatgcgggaaatatggcagttgccggcgacagtaactcagattcaagattcaagagtttttttattcgccatgtttgagcgtgccaaacaaggaatttgactttggtaaatcacaccctctgttcaacatttaggtgactaacaacactcaggacatttgaaaaatgacaggtattctcaaacatcccaagatcttaaactcccaaaagggcaaggaaaaactcaaaactccagctaggggaaatgagaaaccttgagaagagaccgcagatgggaaggtcccttatccaggatgaccaggctgcaatggatgcagagaggacacatgtgtctgctggttttggcgtaccgagactgcaacctgggtgagaagggtctgtagagatgttccttgcacgtttcctggtcctggacaggtacaagtcttggatagatgggaagtTGATtctaattatcttttctgcagtcctgattgtccgttgcagtctgtgcttgtcttgtttggaggccgatccaaactaggcagtgatggaggtggagaggacagactggatgatggcagtgtagaaggtcttcagaagctctcgcggcaggttgaacttctttagctgtctcaggaagtacagcctctgctgggccttcttccggacagagtctatgtggccggtccatttcaggtcccgagagattgtggttcccaggaacttgaaggtgtctgtggagagaatagtattactgcggatagtgaggggtaaaagtggtgaagggtcacaCCTGAAGTCCACTaccgcagttgcagtcatggagttaatattacggctgctataattctgattgctctcttgtcttcgacaaagaactaaaatttcaaattttgttaAGTAATGATTAGACAAAatagtagtgtatggcagtactgtcatatttgaggttgcaagtcctcgggataatgcCAGATCTacggtatttccattcttacgCATTGCTGCCTGGACCGCTTGGGTAAAACCAAAcggaagtaagtggctctgacggtaaattcatgtggatattgaaatcgcccatgattattatattatccgcatttgtcGCTAGATCAGCcatgaattctgaaaattcatccaggaagctaGAGTAAGCCctgggtggacggtaaataacagcgacagtaaagcggtggatcggacagtgagaacttcaaatgttttaaatacgttaatcgaacgaggcctaaatctaagctcggaatttgagattagggcgacacccccacccttttttcgaggacgcgccacatgcgagctcacaagaTTTTGGAGgagaggcctcattaagcggcagcatttaattaggttttaaccaggtctcgcaaagaccaaaaacgtttagattatgttccgtgatgagatcattaacgagaactgctttcgtgtgaagcgatctaatattcattcgagtttaagtgtaatcggtcgatcagggtTTGTATCTATCGAAGTATTTTtaaacgaaatgcgagtaagattgtgttctctaggcctgacatcacctctcataTGTTTATTAGCAcggtgggacgatacgaccgtgggaatttgatagtaaatatttgttacacatgtaaaattaTCTGAAACATGAAACAGGCACTGTTTCATCAGCGATACCGGTCGGgctggagtgattggatttgtctactaccccagtagaaagtgtgttcacgtgtactgtagcactattcaaactgtgatgctctacacaaggagctatgtgcatgctggaagtctagcctagcgctggttaactttaacttaacagaCTGCAAACCCATCCTAACAGGtagtctaatcacctgtgccccGGCCTGCTCTTAAGTGACCTGTCTTGAGTGGCtcaacagtaatctatattcctagaaagagtgaaggtgccttcacggttaggatgaaggccgtccttcctcagcaggtcggcgcggccccagaaggagggtCAGTTagctataaaatacagtccctggtttttacagaacccagccatccatcgattaagggagactaatctactaaacttctcatcagtgcctctcccaggcagggggccagaaacaaatactcgatgccgactcatctttctggcgagatcacaagtcctcgctatgtttttttgtgatctctgattgtcccatcctaacatcattggcatcgacgtgtatcactatgtccgagtagctagttggaactacgctgttgactcgacctattgcgagtcagctccctgaGATTgtcttctatgtcgggtgctctgcccccaggaatacacattaccgtggctggatttttaagcgtaatatttcgggtgaTGGAGTCACccatgaccaaagtgcgagggccagtagactgagatgactttggacgggtATGAGTCTTAccttagcaagccgcttggggctaatgctaactgggctagcgggcggacTACAATCTGCgtccgccacatctactgttATCGCACTATTCTGCTCtcgctggcggacacgtccctctagcagggacaacctctctaagagaagggtgtagttggtgcacgaagccgtacaaacctcttgatccgcagctaTACTTTGTGTCTGATGATCGACGGTATACAAACgaccacgaagcctccgctctctcaCGGCCTCTGCAGCTGTATGTTATGCAGTTACGTATGTATTtataaccagagggacaggcttcattgagggattgatagacatccggtggttgccaggtctcaaTCAGGCACATTGTGCTTAAGCCTTTGTCCAGGGtgaggtcgtgaataaatgatgatttacgggtgagtgcttggattttgaggagatccattttgattgtggctgtggggctgtgtttaggtagggggcGTTTTCTGTGCCACATGAAGTGCAGTCCACTCTGTGTTGGAGTGAAATCCACTTTGTGTTGTCCTTGCCACCCGGGGTCCGCTCCGTGTTGGAGTGAGTCCATTCCGTGTTGACAAATTCCACTCCGTGTTTTCCCGGCAACCTGGTGTACGTTTCGTGTCGGAGTCCGCTCCGTGTTGATTCTGTGCCCAGAATGCCAAAACCTAAGTAGCATTAAAATTATGGTAATAGCAATAAAAGACACTTATTACTATAATAACTAGGGATGTCCCAAGCAGGGTTTTACACTGCCAATAGTCCACGAGTGTGATCGGCCGATGCCAATAACATGACTTCAGTCTAAAATTTTAGATTTTAGAGGTACAGTGATCCTTCACTACTTCATGCTTCACCTTTTGCGAATGCAAAGTGACGGGTAAACGGGGTTTAAATACATACTGATAGTGCAGGGCATGCCTCTGAG
This genomic window contains:
- the ydjc gene encoding carbohydrate deacetylase isoform X3, coding for MRRCGTMVLKAELKSTNSNLTYESLLSRWVRAEWRAEKMASSEDRLARFWHSGHRINTERTPTRNVHQVAGKTRSGICQHGMDSLQHGADPGWQGQHKVDFTPTQSGLHFMWHRKRPLPKHSPTATIKMDLLKIQALTRKSSFIHDLTLDKGLSTMCLIETWQPPDVYQSLNEACPSGYKYIRNCITYSCRGRERAEASWSFVYRRSSDTKYSCGSRDTFKFLGTTISRDLKWTGHIDSVRKKAQQRLYFLRQLKKFNLPRELLKTFYTAIIQSVLSTSITA
- the ydjc gene encoding carbohydrate deacetylase isoform X7 — its product is MASSEDRLARFWHSGHRINTERTPTRNVHQVAGKTRSGICQHGMDSLQHGADPGWQGQHKVDFTPTQSGLHFMWHRKRPLPKHSPTATIKMDLLKIQALTRKSSFIHDLTLDKGLSTMCLIETWQPPDVYQSLNEACPSGYKYIRNCITYSCRGRERAEASWSFVYRRSSDTKYSCGSRDTFKFLGTTISRDLKWTGHIDSVRKKAQQRLYFLRQLKKFNLPRELLKTFYTAIIQSVLSTSITA
- the ydjc gene encoding carbohydrate deacetylase isoform X4: MRRCGTMVLKAELKSTNSNLTYESLLSRWVRAEWRAEKMASSEDRLARINTERTPTRNVHQVAGKTRSGICQHGMDSLQHGADPGWQGQHKVDFTPTQSGLHFMWHRKRPLPKHSPTATIKMDLLKIQALTRKSSFIHDLTLDKGLSTMCLIETWQPPDVYQSLNEACPSGYKYIRNCITYSCRGRERAEASWSFVYRRSSDTKYSCGSRDTFKFLGTTISRDLKWTGHIDSVRKKAQQRLYFLRQLKKFNLPRELLKTFYTAIIQSVLSTSITA
- the ydjc gene encoding carbohydrate deacetylase isoform X6 encodes the protein MNIAHRHALRCPNSWTRFWHSGHRINTERTPTRNVHQVAGKTRSGICQHGMDSLQHGADPGWQGQHKVDFTPTQSGLHFMWHRKRPLPKHSPTATIKMDLLKIQALTRKSSFIHDLTLDKGLSTMCLIETWQPPDVYQSLNEACPSGYKYIRNCITYSCRGRERAEASWSFVYRRSSDTKYSCGSRDTFKFLGTTISRDLKWTGHIDSVRKKAQQRLYFLRQLKKFNLPRELLKTFYTAIIQSVLSTSITA